A single region of the Leptothrix cholodnii SP-6 genome encodes:
- the pssA gene encoding CDP-diacylglycerol--serine O-phosphatidyltransferase — translation MNLPQSPNNAPDADDDLEPVGPRPRPKGIYALPNAITLSALFASFYAIVMAMNGRFETACIAIFAAAVLDSLDGRVARMTNTQSAFGEQMDSLADMVSFGAAPALIVYQWALKDMGKLGWIPAFVYIAGAALRLARFNVNIGVVDKRYFQGLPSPAAAALVMGLIWVVDDAGIKGVGRVDWAAWSAFAVTLFAGLSMVTNAPFYSFKVFGGRRSVPFIVLVAIALGIAVVSLDPPRVLFALFCAYGLSGYVIYGIKKSRGKPVSVIATSTDEPDEEGLHR, via the coding sequence ATGAACCTGCCCCAGAGTCCGAACAACGCTCCCGACGCCGACGACGATCTGGAGCCGGTCGGGCCACGGCCCCGACCCAAAGGCATCTACGCGCTGCCCAATGCGATCACGCTGTCGGCGCTGTTCGCGAGCTTCTACGCCATCGTGATGGCGATGAACGGCCGCTTCGAGACCGCCTGCATCGCGATCTTCGCCGCGGCGGTGCTCGACAGCCTCGACGGCCGTGTCGCGCGCATGACCAACACCCAGAGCGCCTTCGGCGAGCAGATGGACAGCTTGGCCGACATGGTCAGCTTTGGTGCCGCGCCGGCGCTGATCGTCTACCAGTGGGCGCTCAAGGACATGGGCAAGCTCGGCTGGATTCCTGCCTTCGTCTACATCGCCGGAGCCGCTCTGCGCCTGGCGCGCTTCAACGTCAACATCGGCGTGGTCGACAAGCGCTATTTCCAGGGCTTGCCCAGTCCGGCTGCTGCGGCCTTGGTGATGGGGCTGATCTGGGTCGTCGACGACGCCGGCATCAAGGGTGTGGGCCGCGTCGACTGGGCGGCTTGGTCGGCGTTTGCCGTGACCTTGTTCGCCGGGCTGTCGATGGTGACCAACGCGCCTTTCTACAGCTTCAAGGTCTTCGGTGGTCGACGCAGCGTGCCCTTCATCGTGCTGGTGGCGATCGCGCTGGGCATCGCGGTGGTCAGCCTCGATCCGCCACGGGTCCTGTTCGCGCTGTTCTGCGCCTACGGCCTGTCGGGATACGTGATCTACGGCATCAAGAAGTCGCGCGGCAAGCCGGTCAGCGTGATTGCCACCTCGACCGACGAGCCCGATGAAGAGGGCCTGCATCGCTGA
- the ilvC gene encoding ketol-acid reductoisomerase: MKVFYDKDADLSLIKGKNVTIIGYGSQGHAHAQNLNDSGVKVTVGLRRGGASWAKVEKAGLKVAEVADAVKSADVVMMLLPDEQIAAVYNAEVAPNMKEGASLAFAHGFNVHYGQVVPRADVDVWMVAPKAPGHTVRNTYTQGGGVPHLIAVHADKTGKARDLALSYAAANGGGKAGIIETNFREETETDLFGEQAVLCGGTVELIKAGFETLVEAGYAPEMAYFECLHELKLIVDLIYEGGIANMNYSISNNAEYGEYVTGPRVVTAATKDAMRQCLKDIQTGEYAKSFILENKAGAPTLISRRRLTEEHQIEVVGEKLRAMMPWIKANKLVDKSRN; the protein is encoded by the coding sequence ATGAAGGTTTTTTACGACAAAGACGCCGATCTGAGCCTGATCAAGGGCAAGAACGTCACCATCATCGGCTACGGCTCGCAAGGCCACGCCCACGCCCAGAATCTGAACGATTCCGGCGTCAAGGTCACCGTCGGCCTGCGCCGCGGTGGTGCTTCGTGGGCCAAGGTCGAGAAGGCCGGCCTGAAGGTCGCCGAGGTCGCCGATGCGGTCAAGAGCGCCGACGTCGTGATGATGCTGTTGCCCGACGAGCAGATCGCCGCGGTCTACAACGCCGAAGTCGCTCCCAACATGAAGGAGGGCGCATCGCTGGCCTTCGCCCACGGCTTCAACGTGCACTACGGCCAGGTCGTGCCGCGCGCTGACGTCGACGTCTGGATGGTCGCCCCCAAGGCCCCCGGCCACACCGTGCGCAACACCTACACCCAGGGTGGCGGCGTGCCGCACCTGATCGCCGTGCATGCCGACAAGACCGGCAAGGCACGTGATCTGGCCCTGAGCTACGCGGCCGCCAACGGCGGCGGCAAGGCCGGCATCATCGAGACCAACTTCCGCGAAGAGACCGAGACCGACCTGTTCGGCGAACAGGCCGTGCTGTGCGGCGGTACCGTCGAGCTGATCAAGGCCGGTTTCGAGACGCTGGTCGAAGCCGGCTACGCGCCCGAGATGGCGTACTTCGAGTGCCTGCACGAACTCAAGCTGATCGTCGACCTGATCTATGAAGGCGGCATCGCCAACATGAACTACTCGATCAGCAACAACGCCGAATACGGCGAGTACGTGACCGGCCCGCGCGTCGTGACCGCAGCCACCAAGGACGCGATGCGCCAGTGCCTGAAGGACATCCAGACCGGCGAGTACGCCAAGTCCTTCATCCTCGAGAACAAGGCCGGTGCCCCGACCCTGATCTCGCGCCGTCGCCTGACGGAAGAGCATCAGATCGAAGTCGTCGGCGAAAAGCTGCGCGCGATGATGCCCTGGATCAAGGCCAACAAGCTGGTCGACAAGAGCCGCAACTGA
- the ilvN gene encoding acetolactate synthase small subunit has protein sequence MKHIIALLLENEPGALSRVVALFSARGYNIESLTVAPTEDASLSRMTIVTNGSDEVIEQITKHLNRLIEVVKVVDLTEGNFTARELMLIKVRAVGKEREEMTRMADIFRGRIIDVTDKTYTIELTGDADKLDAFIQAVDSTAILETVRTGTSGIGRGERILRV, from the coding sequence ATGAAACACATCATTGCCCTGTTGCTCGAAAACGAGCCGGGCGCCCTGTCCCGCGTGGTCGCGCTGTTTTCTGCACGTGGCTACAACATCGAGAGCCTGACGGTGGCCCCCACCGAAGATGCCTCGCTGTCACGCATGACCATCGTCACCAACGGCTCCGACGAGGTGATCGAGCAGATCACCAAGCACCTGAACCGCCTGATCGAGGTGGTCAAGGTGGTCGACCTGACCGAAGGCAACTTCACCGCCCGCGAACTGATGCTGATCAAGGTGCGCGCGGTCGGCAAGGAGCGCGAGGAGATGACGCGCATGGCCGACATCTTCCGTGGCCGCATCATCGACGTGACCGACAAGACCTACACCATCGAGCTGACCGGTGACGCCGACAAGCTCGACGCCTTCATCCAGGCCGTCGACAGCACCGCGATCCTGGAAACCGTGCGCACCGGCACCAGCGGCATCGGCCGCGGTGAGCGCATCTTGCGTGTCTGA
- a CDS encoding acetolactate synthase 3 catalytic subunit translates to MDMSAAEHKRAASAQASRDSSSAELNGSEILVRCLQAEGVQYMWGYPGGSVLYIYDALYKQDTIQHVLVRHEQAAVHAADGYARATGDVGVALVTSGPGVTNAVTGIATAYMDSIPMVIITGQVPTPAIGLDAFQECDTVGITRPIVKHNFLVKDVRDLALTIKKAFHIARTGRPGPVVIDIPKDVSLNKTAFHYPETVEMRSYNPVRKGHGGQIRKAVQLLLGAKRPYIYTGGGVILGNASAELRELADLLGYPVTNTLMGLGAMPATDPRFLGMLGMHGTYEANMTMQNCDVLLAVGARFDDRVIGNPKHFASVERKIIHVDIDPSSISKRVKVDIPIVGDVKDVLQELIAQIRESQQRAEPAALNAWWSQINDWRKQDCLSYKGSDEVIKPQFVVETLWNLTRGSDSYITSDVGQHQMWAAQYFKFDEPRRWINSGGLGTMGVGLPYAMGIKLAKPDADVFCITGEGSIQMNIQELSTCQQYSTPVKVIALNNRYLGMVRQWQQLEYSSRYSHSYMDALPDFVKLAEAYGHIGLKIERPSEVEPALKELIRLKDRTVFLDVRTDPTENVWPMVKAGKGITEMLLGSEEL, encoded by the coding sequence ATGGACATGTCTGCCGCGGAACACAAGCGTGCCGCATCGGCACAAGCCTCCCGCGATTCTTCTTCCGCCGAACTCAACGGTTCGGAAATCCTCGTGCGCTGCCTGCAGGCCGAGGGCGTGCAATACATGTGGGGCTACCCTGGCGGGTCGGTGCTCTACATCTACGACGCACTCTACAAGCAAGACACCATCCAGCACGTGCTGGTGCGCCATGAGCAGGCCGCCGTGCACGCGGCCGACGGCTATGCGCGCGCCACCGGCGACGTCGGCGTCGCGCTGGTGACGTCGGGCCCGGGCGTGACCAATGCCGTGACCGGCATCGCCACCGCCTACATGGACTCGATCCCGATGGTGATCATCACCGGCCAGGTGCCCACGCCGGCGATCGGACTGGATGCCTTCCAGGAGTGCGACACCGTCGGCATCACGCGCCCGATCGTCAAGCACAACTTCCTGGTCAAGGACGTGCGCGACCTGGCGCTGACGATCAAGAAGGCCTTCCACATCGCCCGCACCGGCCGTCCGGGCCCGGTGGTGATCGACATCCCGAAGGATGTCTCGCTCAACAAGACCGCCTTCCACTATCCCGAGACGGTGGAAATGCGCTCCTACAACCCGGTGCGCAAGGGCCACGGCGGCCAGATCCGCAAGGCCGTGCAGCTGCTGCTCGGCGCCAAGCGTCCGTACATCTACACCGGTGGCGGCGTGATCCTGGGCAATGCCTCGGCCGAGCTGCGCGAACTGGCCGACCTGCTGGGTTACCCGGTCACCAACACGCTGATGGGCCTGGGCGCGATGCCGGCCACCGACCCGCGCTTCCTGGGCATGCTGGGCATGCACGGCACCTACGAAGCCAACATGACGATGCAGAACTGCGACGTCCTGCTGGCCGTGGGCGCGCGTTTCGATGACCGCGTGATCGGCAACCCGAAGCACTTTGCCAGCGTCGAGCGCAAGATCATCCACGTCGACATCGACCCGTCGTCGATCTCCAAGCGCGTCAAGGTCGACATCCCGATCGTCGGCGACGTCAAGGACGTGCTGCAGGAACTGATCGCACAGATCCGCGAGTCGCAGCAGCGCGCCGAACCGGCTGCGCTGAACGCCTGGTGGTCGCAGATCAACGACTGGCGCAAGCAGGACTGCCTGAGCTACAAGGGCTCCGACGAGGTCATCAAGCCGCAGTTCGTGGTCGAGACGCTCTGGAACCTGACGCGCGGCTCCGACAGCTACATCACCTCGGACGTCGGCCAGCACCAGATGTGGGCGGCGCAGTACTTCAAGTTCGACGAGCCGCGCCGCTGGATCAACTCCGGCGGCCTGGGCACGATGGGCGTGGGCCTGCCGTACGCGATGGGCATCAAGCTGGCCAAGCCCGATGCGGACGTGTTCTGCATCACCGGCGAAGGCTCGATCCAGATGAACATCCAGGAGCTCTCGACCTGCCAGCAGTACAGCACGCCGGTCAAGGTCATCGCCCTGAACAACCGCTACCTCGGCATGGTGCGGCAGTGGCAGCAGCTCGAATACAGCAGCCGCTACTCGCACAGCTACATGGATGCACTGCCCGACTTCGTCAAGCTGGCCGAGGCCTATGGCCACATCGGCCTGAAGATCGAGCGGCCGTCCGAGGTGGAGCCGGCGCTCAAGGAGCTGATCCGCCTGAAGGACCGCACGGTCTTTCTCGACGTGCGCACCGACCCGACCGAAAACGTCTGGCCGATGGTCAAGGCGGGCAAGGGCATCACCGAGATGCTGCTGGGTTCCGAGGAGCTGTGA
- a CDS encoding RNA polymerase sigma factor produces the protein MAADQELSDFLQNVEKRAFKRTFYAVRDEDAALDIVQDAMIRLSQRYADRPTAEWPMLFQRILSNATMDWFRHQKVRKGVLQVFSDFEPAGGDPDFDLLETLEMLSSSEGTESSADAAQRSQTLQIIEGEVAKLPTRQREAFLMRYWEEMDVAETAGAMGCSEGSVKTHCSRAVHALAKALKLKGISL, from the coding sequence TTGGCCGCCGATCAAGAACTGTCAGACTTTCTCCAGAACGTCGAAAAGCGCGCCTTCAAACGCACCTTCTATGCGGTGCGCGACGAAGACGCGGCACTGGACATCGTGCAAGACGCGATGATCCGCCTGTCCCAGCGCTACGCCGACCGCCCCACCGCGGAGTGGCCGATGCTGTTCCAGCGCATCCTGTCGAACGCGACGATGGACTGGTTCCGCCACCAGAAAGTGCGCAAGGGCGTTCTGCAGGTGTTCTCGGATTTCGAGCCCGCCGGCGGCGATCCGGATTTCGATCTGCTCGAAACGCTCGAGATGCTGTCGAGTTCCGAGGGCACGGAAAGCTCGGCCGATGCCGCACAACGCTCACAGACGCTGCAGATCATCGAAGGCGAGGTGGCCAAGCTGCCAACCCGTCAACGCGAAGCGTTTCTGATGCGTTACTGGGAGGAAATGGATGTTGCCGAAACTGCCGGCGCCATGGGATGCTCTGAAGGCAGTGTCAAGACACACTGCTCCAGGGCGGTTCATGCGCTGGCAAAAGCATTGAAGCTCAAGGGAATTTCGCTGTGA
- a CDS encoding DUF3619 family protein: MNTVWSNRTVLPGEAEALEARFGLRVTARLNAGTDMLPHDVSERLRVARQQAVAMAASPAISAKRAAATTAQIVSAQSSTSSVAFGLFSGERTSWWNSFARAVPVLVLLLGLFGIDYWKDLEQIDTAATMDVALLGDDLPPSAFTDPGFAEFLLEPVVDVAPQ; the protein is encoded by the coding sequence GTGAATACCGTGTGGTCGAACCGTACCGTGCTGCCAGGCGAGGCAGAAGCGCTGGAGGCGCGATTTGGCCTGCGCGTGACGGCGCGCCTGAATGCCGGCACCGACATGCTGCCCCACGACGTGAGCGAGCGCCTGCGGGTCGCGCGCCAGCAGGCCGTGGCGATGGCCGCCAGTCCGGCCATCTCGGCCAAGCGGGCCGCCGCGACAACCGCGCAGATCGTCTCTGCACAATCGAGCACGAGCAGCGTAGCCTTCGGTCTGTTCAGCGGGGAACGGACCTCCTGGTGGAATTCGTTTGCGCGAGCAGTGCCGGTGCTGGTGCTCCTGCTGGGCCTGTTCGGCATCGATTACTGGAAAGACCTTGAGCAGATCGACACCGCCGCGACGATGGATGTCGCACTGCTCGGCGACGACCTGCCCCCTTCAGCTTTCACCGATCCCGGCTTCGCAGAGTTTCTGCTGGAGCCCGTGGTCGACGTCGCACCGCAATGA
- a CDS encoding DUF3106 domain-containing protein: MTRNGTHAARPMAVWSAVMALAAALSMGTVNAQGIANTQWNELTAAQRQVLQPLQPRWNEIDALRKQKWIDIAARYPKMTPEQQARTTSRMAEWAAMTPAQRNAARLQFEQVKQVPATERQARWDAYKSLPPEQRDALSKQAADRKPVPVKPAKPVGQAQVKSNIVDTSRPIAKPSPVAPATVQAAVGASTRPITQQPIPPRHQQAGMPKIAATPGFVDSATLLPQRGPQGAAVEPPRAQK; this comes from the coding sequence ATGACAAGAAATGGAACGCATGCGGCCCGGCCGATGGCCGTCTGGTCGGCGGTCATGGCGCTGGCTGCGGCACTTTCGATGGGCACGGTCAACGCCCAGGGGATCGCCAACACGCAATGGAACGAACTGACTGCGGCACAGCGCCAGGTGCTGCAGCCGCTGCAGCCGCGCTGGAACGAGATCGATGCGCTGCGCAAGCAGAAGTGGATCGACATCGCCGCCCGCTATCCGAAGATGACGCCCGAACAGCAGGCCCGCACCACCTCGAGAATGGCCGAATGGGCGGCCATGACACCGGCGCAGCGCAACGCGGCACGGCTGCAGTTCGAGCAGGTCAAGCAAGTGCCCGCCACCGAGCGCCAGGCCCGCTGGGACGCCTACAAGTCCCTGCCACCCGAACAACGGGACGCCCTGAGCAAGCAGGCCGCCGACCGCAAGCCGGTGCCTGTCAAGCCGGCCAAGCCGGTCGGCCAGGCACAGGTCAAGTCCAACATCGTCGACACCAGCCGCCCCATCGCCAAGCCCAGCCCGGTGGCTCCCGCCACCGTGCAGGCCGCCGTCGGCGCCAGCACCCGTCCGATCACGCAGCAGCCGATTCCGCCACGGCATCAACAAGCAGGCATGCCCAAGATCGCAGCCACGCCAGGCTTTGTCGACAGCGCGACCCTGCTGCCGCAACGCGGCCCGCAGGGCGCGGCCGTGGAGCCTCCCCGAGCACAGAAATGA
- a CDS encoding RDD family protein: MNPVNLAGEPSGTARTENTPAAANIPTLRRRLAAMVYEGVLLFGVVMIAGFVYSVLTQQRHALAGRHGMQAFMFVVLGVYFSWFWARGRQTVAMKTWQLHLQTASGEDVSQTRAAARYLLSWLWFLPALLVAELAGWHSSRDVSGALIVGVLAYAGLSWWMPQRQFLHDRLCGTRLVHLPRAARSR; encoded by the coding sequence ATGAATCCCGTGAACCTGGCCGGAGAGCCAAGCGGCACGGCCCGCACCGAAAACACCCCCGCCGCGGCCAATATCCCCACCCTGCGCCGCCGCCTGGCTGCCATGGTCTACGAGGGCGTGCTGCTGTTCGGCGTGGTGATGATCGCGGGCTTTGTCTATTCGGTCCTGACCCAGCAGCGGCACGCCCTCGCCGGCCGCCACGGCATGCAGGCCTTCATGTTCGTGGTGCTGGGCGTCTACTTCAGCTGGTTCTGGGCCAGAGGGCGCCAGACCGTGGCGATGAAGACCTGGCAGTTGCACCTGCAGACCGCCAGCGGCGAAGACGTCTCGCAGACCCGGGCCGCAGCCCGCTACCTGCTGAGCTGGCTGTGGTTCCTGCCGGCCCTGCTGGTGGCCGAACTGGCCGGCTGGCACAGCAGCCGCGACGTATCCGGCGCGCTGATCGTCGGCGTGCTGGCGTACGCCGGCCTGAGCTGGTGGATGCCGCAGCGCCAGTTCCTGCATGACCGGCTGTGCGGCACGCGTCTGGTCCATCTGCCGCGCGCCGCCAGATCACGCTGA
- a CDS encoding diacylglycerol kinase, whose amino-acid sequence MSNPYKGRTGLDRVVRAAGYSWSGLQAAYRNESAFRQETWLAVILLPLSFWMGRGWVEVALLAGSVLLVMIVELLNSAVEATVDRISFDLHELAKRAKDFGSAAVLIALAICGGIWAAALWARFTA is encoded by the coding sequence ATGTCAAATCCCTACAAAGGCCGCACAGGCCTGGATCGGGTCGTGCGAGCGGCCGGCTACTCATGGTCAGGCCTGCAAGCCGCCTACCGCAACGAAAGTGCCTTCCGCCAGGAGACCTGGCTCGCCGTGATCCTGTTGCCCCTGTCTTTCTGGATGGGCCGCGGCTGGGTCGAGGTGGCGCTGCTGGCCGGCAGCGTCTTGCTGGTGATGATCGTCGAACTGCTCAACTCGGCCGTCGAAGCCACCGTCGACCGCATCTCCTTCGATCTGCACGAACTCGCCAAACGCGCCAAGGACTTCGGCAGCGCGGCCGTCCTCATCGCGCTCGCGATCTGCGGCGGCATCTGGGCCGCGGCGCTCTGGGCTCGATTCACGGCCTGA
- a CDS encoding P-II family nitrogen regulator produces the protein MKQITAVIKPFKLEEVREALADVGVTGLTVTEVKGFGRQKGHTELYRGAEYVVDFLPKVKIEVVVKTADVDRCLEAIVKAAKTGKIGDGKIFVTAVEQVVRIRTGETDEQAI, from the coding sequence ATGAAACAAATCACCGCGGTCATCAAGCCCTTCAAACTGGAAGAAGTGCGTGAGGCGCTGGCCGATGTCGGCGTCACCGGGCTCACCGTCACCGAGGTGAAGGGTTTCGGCCGTCAGAAGGGCCACACCGAGCTGTATCGGGGTGCGGAATACGTGGTCGACTTCCTGCCCAAGGTGAAGATCGAGGTGGTGGTCAAGACCGCCGACGTCGATCGCTGCCTGGAGGCGATCGTCAAGGCCGCCAAGACCGGCAAGATCGGCGATGGCAAGATCTTCGTGACGGCGGTCGAGCAGGTGGTGCGCATCCGCACCGGCGAGACCGACGAACAGGCCATCTGA
- the ettA gene encoding energy-dependent translational throttle protein EttA, with amino-acid sequence MAQYVFTMNRVGKIVPPKRQILKDVSLSFFPGAKIGVLGINGSGKSTLLKIMAGIDRDIEGEATAMPDLRIGYLPQEPQLDPNATVREAVEQGIGGVLAAKQRLDEVYAAYADEDADFDALAAEQAQLEAVIAAAGSENTEMQLEIAADALRLPPWEANIGKLSGGEKRRVALCRLLLSKPDMLLLDEPTNHLDAESVEWLEQFLSRFPGTVVAITHDRYFLDNAAEWILELDRGRGIPYEGNYSTWLEQKEKRLELEQRTEDARTKAMKIELEWVRKNAKGRQAKSKARLARFEELSDFDYQKRNETNEIFIPVAERLGTEVIEFTNVSKSFGDRVLIDNLSFKVPMGAIVGIIGPNGAGKSTLFRMISGKEQPDAGEVKIGKTVKMAFVDQSRESLEGDKTVWEDLSGGLDNLVVGKFVMPSRAYLGRFNFKGNDQQKLVKNLSGGERGRLHLAKTLATGGNVLMLDEPSNDLDVETLRALEDALLEFAGSAMVISHDRWFLDRIATHILACEGDSQWFFYQGNYQEYEADKKKRLGEEGARPKRVRYKALK; translated from the coding sequence ATGGCCCAATACGTATTCACCATGAACCGCGTCGGCAAGATCGTGCCGCCGAAGCGGCAGATCCTGAAGGACGTCTCGCTGTCCTTCTTCCCCGGCGCCAAGATCGGCGTGCTGGGCATCAACGGCTCGGGCAAGTCGACCTTGCTCAAGATCATGGCTGGCATCGACCGCGACATCGAAGGTGAAGCCACCGCGATGCCCGATCTGCGCATCGGCTACCTGCCGCAGGAGCCGCAGCTCGACCCGAACGCCACCGTGCGCGAGGCGGTCGAGCAGGGCATCGGCGGCGTGCTGGCCGCCAAGCAGCGGCTCGACGAGGTCTACGCAGCCTATGCCGACGAAGACGCCGATTTCGACGCGCTGGCCGCCGAGCAGGCCCAGCTCGAGGCCGTGATCGCCGCAGCCGGCAGCGAGAACACCGAGATGCAGCTCGAGATCGCCGCCGACGCGCTGCGCCTGCCGCCGTGGGAGGCCAACATCGGCAAGCTCTCGGGTGGTGAGAAGCGCCGCGTCGCGCTGTGCCGCCTGCTGCTGTCCAAGCCCGACATGCTGCTGCTCGACGAACCCACCAACCACCTGGACGCCGAGTCGGTCGAGTGGCTGGAGCAGTTCCTGAGCCGCTTCCCCGGCACCGTGGTGGCCATCACCCACGATCGCTACTTCCTCGACAACGCCGCCGAGTGGATCCTGGAGCTCGACCGCGGACGTGGCATCCCCTACGAAGGCAACTACTCGACCTGGCTCGAGCAGAAGGAAAAGCGCCTCGAGCTGGAGCAGCGCACCGAGGACGCCCGCACCAAGGCGATGAAGATCGAGCTGGAATGGGTGCGCAAGAACGCCAAGGGCCGCCAGGCCAAGAGCAAGGCGCGCCTGGCCCGCTTCGAGGAACTGAGCGACTTCGACTACCAGAAGCGCAACGAGACGAACGAGATCTTCATCCCGGTGGCCGAGCGCCTGGGCACCGAGGTGATCGAGTTCACCAACGTCAGCAAGAGCTTCGGCGACCGGGTGCTGATCGACAACCTGAGCTTCAAGGTGCCGATGGGTGCGATCGTCGGCATCATCGGCCCGAACGGCGCCGGCAAGTCGACGCTGTTCCGCATGATCTCGGGCAAGGAGCAGCCGGATGCGGGCGAGGTCAAGATCGGCAAGACCGTCAAGATGGCCTTCGTCGACCAGAGCCGCGAATCGCTCGAAGGCGACAAGACGGTCTGGGAAGACCTGTCGGGCGGGCTCGACAACCTGGTGGTCGGCAAGTTCGTGATGCCCAGCCGGGCGTATCTGGGCCGCTTCAACTTCAAGGGCAACGACCAGCAGAAGCTGGTCAAGAACCTCTCGGGCGGTGAGCGCGGTCGTCTGCACCTGGCCAAGACCCTGGCCACTGGCGGCAACGTGCTGATGCTCGACGAACCGTCCAACGACCTCGACGTCGAAACCCTGCGCGCGCTCGAAGACGCGCTGCTCGAGTTCGCCGGCTCGGCGATGGTGATCAGCCACGATCGCTGGTTCCTGGACCGCATCGCCACGCATATCCTGGCCTGCGAAGGCGATTCGCAATGGTTCTTCTACCAGGGCAACTATCAGGAATATGAAGCCGACAAGAAGAAGCGCCTGGGCGAAGAAGGTGCGCGACCCAAGCGTGTGCGTTACAAGGCCCTGAAATAA
- the imuA gene encoding translesion DNA synthesis-associated protein ImuA, protein MSLRSPPHPSLDPSAEPAHDLPRHLHAAIWQGDQLAGSPVPACPSGYAVLDAQLPGGGWPGGGLTELLLDAPGQGEWRLLAPALARLGQAGGEWVGISPPLRPHAPALQALGLDLGRSLWIEPRHGADAAWAAEQALRSGSCAAVLWWADDCSTPLSGGGPALRPGALRRLHLAAQASDALLFVLRAAGATAQASPAALRLHCRVVAEAPQQLALQIIKRRGPPLAERLLIDTRTQLAPALAHRLSQSLPQDRRPPDAIAPRRLMRTNPAPAPPCRPPSGCA, encoded by the coding sequence TTGTCGCTCCGATCACCCCCCCATCCGTCGCTCGATCCGTCAGCCGAGCCCGCGCACGACCTGCCCCGGCATCTGCATGCGGCGATCTGGCAGGGCGACCAGCTCGCCGGCTCGCCCGTGCCGGCCTGCCCGAGCGGCTACGCCGTGCTCGACGCCCAGCTGCCCGGCGGCGGCTGGCCCGGCGGCGGGTTGACCGAATTGCTGCTCGACGCCCCCGGCCAGGGCGAATGGCGCCTGCTCGCCCCGGCGCTGGCGCGACTCGGCCAGGCCGGTGGCGAATGGGTCGGCATCAGCCCGCCGCTGCGCCCGCATGCGCCGGCGCTGCAGGCGCTCGGGCTCGACCTCGGCCGCTCGCTGTGGATCGAGCCCCGCCACGGCGCCGACGCCGCCTGGGCCGCCGAACAGGCGCTGCGGTCCGGCAGCTGCGCCGCGGTGTTGTGGTGGGCCGACGACTGCAGCACGCCGCTCTCGGGCGGCGGGCCGGCGCTGCGGCCGGGCGCCTTGCGACGCCTGCACCTGGCCGCGCAGGCCAGCGACGCGCTGCTGTTCGTGCTGCGCGCGGCCGGCGCCACCGCGCAAGCCTCGCCGGCCGCGCTGCGCCTGCATTGCCGGGTGGTGGCCGAGGCGCCTCAGCAGCTGGCGCTGCAGATCATCAAACGCCGCGGCCCGCCGCTGGCCGAACGCCTGCTGATCGACACCCGCACGCAACTCGCCCCGGCGCTGGCCCACCGGCTGAGCCAGTCACTGCCGCAGGATCGGCGCCCGCCCGACGCCATCGCCCCACGTCGCCTGATGCGCACCAACCCTGCGCCCGCTCCACCATGCCGCCCGCCCTCTGGTTGTGCCTGA